The proteins below come from a single Acanthopagrus latus isolate v.2019 chromosome 4, fAcaLat1.1, whole genome shotgun sequence genomic window:
- the nod2 gene encoding nucleotide-binding oligomerization domain-containing protein 2: protein MSVQELVLKQRAEILHALCSSGSAEHLEQVLDILLAQEELSWEEYQNVQVPGRALYTNARQLLDLVHTKGVDTCGLFLAALKQILPDAKGVGFSLSGCLSSLEGKEEYQSTSSQTLLTQRPSLVSELQGCTDGALQALLISGLFTTADCDDVRLPIHTPSQQARRLLDHVRSKGESAAKTLLQYIQQKQESGSTLTQEKPTPPKEFVKYQKKLSSSVSAQSCFLSTYGGTSHMSLDDIYTEGELELGHDCADAYGSLGPEDIVGTAGTVNEEADTVLVSGEAGSGKSTLLQRLHLLWARGTALQDFLLLFPFSCRRLNSEQRELSVQELLFQHCCWPDREQEEIFQFILDHPHLILFTFDGLDELKQSFSDEHRLCCPTQRAPVHVLLFNLIQGSLMKGVRKVVTSRPEAVGPSLKKHLRKEVFLKGFSPSGIDCFVKKHHSDPTVAAKVLESLQTNTALLGLCHSPVLCWIVSQCHKELLGCGEGSPQTITDVYLMILQHFLQRQSSQKSTVGLGWLHEHLQTVLHLGRLAFELIGTTCYIFSGADLETCGVTEKDISMGFLIQSKDMSSTHYEFLHVTLQCFFAALYIVLSNNTDRSTIPKLFELKDLRETGLSSACFGSCLPSTYQQEGEATAAETPNLQITATFVSGLLSQRHQSLWLHCCPSAVVEKRVRQVAKCLSKGMQKHFKSIPQPVEGEKKSMHAMPGFVWLIKCIYEMQESRIAKDAMSKLEVDHLKLTYCNIGPVECTALAYVLQHLKNPVGLQLDNNSVGDVGVEQLLPCMHICNSLYLRNNNITDEGIRKLIAKGIQCDNFRKIALFNNKLTDACTQHFSHLLKTKQNFLALRLGNNNITAEGAKQLAEGLKFNHSLQYLGLWGNKIGDAGAEALARVLESSNTLVWLSLAGNGVGSRGARALANIIKNSTSLEEIWLIENCITRAGVECLIQALEHNTHVKSICLRNNDLTPEEVEEMTQRESRLIF, encoded by the exons ATGTCTGTCCAGGAGCTCGTGCTGAAACAACGGGCAGAGATACTACATGCACTGTGCAGCAGCGGCTCGGCTGAGCATCTGGAACAGGTCCTGGACATACTGCTGGCACAGGAGGAGCTCTCATGGGAGGAATACCAGAACGTACAGGTACCGGGGAGGGCACTGTACACTAACGCCAGACAGCTGCTCGACCTGGTTCATACGAAGGGTGTGGATACTTGTGGGCTCTTCCTCGCTGCTCTCAAACAGATCCTTCCTGATGCAAAGGGAGTTGGCTTCTCTTTGTCTGGATGCCTTTCAAGCCTCGAAGGAAAAGAAGAATACCAGAGCACATCTAGTCAGACTCTTCTGACCCAGAGACCCAGCCTGGTCAGCGAGCTGCAAGGCTGCACTGATGGCGCTCTGCAAGCTCTCCTCATATCAGGACTGTTCACCACAGCGGACTGCGATGACGTGCGACTACCTATACACACCCCCTCTCAGCAG GCGAGGCGTTTGCTGGACCACGTCAGGTCAAAAGGAGAATCAGCAGCGAAGACTTTGCTGCAGTACATCCAGCAAAAACAGGAATCTGGATCCACTCTGACGCAGGAGAAACCAACTCCCCCCAAAG AGTTTGTCAAGTATCAGAAGAAGCTCAGCAGTTCTGTGTCTGCCCAGTCCTGCTTCCTCAGTACTTATGGAGGGACCAGCCACATGTCTCTGGATGACATCTACACTGAAGGTGAGCTGGAACTGGGTCATGACTGTGCTGATGCTTATGGATCTTTGGGCCCGGAGGACATAGTCGGTACAGCAGGTACTGTGAACGAGGAGGCCGACACGGTGCTGGTGTCCGGGGAGGCAGGCAGCGGGAAGAGCACCTTGCTCCAGAGGCTGCACTTGCTGTGGGCTCGGGGGACGGCCCTGCAGGACTTCCTCCTTCTGTTTCCATTCAGCTGTCGCAGGCTGAACTCAGAGCAGAGGGAGCTGTCGGTCCAAGAACTGCTGTTTCAGCACTGCTGCTGGCCAGacagggagcaggaggagatctTCCAGTTCATCCTGGACCACCCACATCTCATCCTCTTCACTTTCGATGGCTTGGATGAGCTCAAGCAGAGCTTTTCAGATGAACACAGGCTCTGCTGCCCCACCCAGCGTGCACCTGTTCACGTGCTATTGTTCAACTTAATCCAGGGTTCCCTCATGAAGGGAGTGCGGAAAGTGGTGACCAGTCGCCCAGAGGCAGTGGGCCCCTCGTTGAAGAAACACCTTCGCAAAGAGGTCTTCCTGAAAGGCTTTTCCCCGAGTGGCATTGACTGCTTTGTGAAGAAGCATCACAGTGATCCCACTGTGGCTGCTAAGGTTCTGGAGTCcctacagacaaacacagctttacTTGGATTGTGTCATAGTCCGGTCCTCTGCTGGATTGTGTCACAGTGCCACAAGGAGCTGCTTGGCTGTGGAGAGGGCAGCCCGCAAACAATCACAGACGTGTACCTGATGATCTTACAGCACTTTCTCCAGCGCCAAAGCTCCCAGAAGAGCACTGTGGGGTTGGGTTGGCTTCATGAGCACCTACAAACAGTCCTGCATCTCGGGCGGCTTGCCTTTGAGTTGATAGGAACCACCTGTTACATCTTCTCAGGCGCAGACTTGGAGACATGTGGTGTAACTGAAAAGGACATCAGCATGGGCTTCCTCATTCAAAGCAAAGATATGTCCTCCACCCACTATGAATTCCTTCATGTGactctgcagtgtttctttGCCGCTCTGTACATTGTTCTCTCAAACAACACTGACCGTTCAACTATCCCCAAGCTGTTTGAGCTGAAGGACCTGAGGGAGACTGGTCTGAGCAGCGCATGCTTCGGGTCCTGCTTGCCTTCCACTTACCAACAGGAGGGGgaagcaacagcagctgaaacgCCAAATCTGCAAATCACAGCCACCTTTGTGTCAGGGCTGCTGTCTCAGCGCCATCAAAGCCTGTGGCTCCACTGCTGCCCCAGTGCTGTGGTGGAGAAGAGGGTCAGACAGGTGGCGAAATGTCTGTCCAAAGGCATGCAGAAACACTTCAAGTCCATTCCTCAGCCTGtagagggggagaagaagagtaTGCATGCAATGCCAGGCTTTGTCTGGCTTATCAAATGCATCTACGAGATGCAGGAGAGCAGGATTGCAAAAGATGCCATGAGTAAGCTGGAGGTGGACCACTTGAAATTGACATACTGTAACATTGGACCTGTGGAGTGCACGGCACTAGCGTACGTGCTCCAGCATCTGAAGAATCCTGTAGGCCTGCAGCTGGACAACAACTCTGTGGGCGATGTTGGAGTGGAGCAGCTTCTTCCCTGCATGCACATTTGTAATTCCCTGTA TCTTAGGAATAATAACATTACAGATGAGGGGATCCGCAAACTGATCGCTAAAGGAATCCAGTGCGACAACTTCCGGAAAATCGC GCTCTTCAACAACAAGCTAACTGATGCATGCACACAGCACTTTTCTCATCTTCTGAAGACCAAGCAGAATTTCCTTGCTCTCAG GCTGGGCAATAATAATATCACAGCGGAAGGAGCAAAGCAGCTGGCAGAGGGCCTGAAATTCAACCATTCACTGCAGTATTTAGG GCTTTGGGGCAATAAGATAGGTGACGCAGGAGCAGAGGCCCTTGCACGGGTTCTAGAGAGCAGCAATACTCTGGTGTGGCTCAG CCTGGCGGGCAACGGCGTGGGGAGCAGAGGAGCCCGCGCCCTCGCCAACATCATCAAGAACAGCACGTCACTGGAAGAGATTTG GTTGATAGAGAACTGCATAACCAGAGCAGGGGTGGAATGTCTGATTCAAGCCCTCGAACACAACACTCATGTGAAATCGATATG CTTGAGAAACAACGACCTCACCCCGGAGGAAGTAGAGGAGATGACACAACGTGAATCCAGGCTGATCTTCTGA